One window from the genome of Bacteroidota bacterium encodes:
- a CDS encoding ATP-binding cassette domain-containing protein encodes MIEVRNISKSFGQKQVLKNVSLVAEKGKTTLVIGESGHGKTVLMKCIVGLEEVDSGAVFYDGRNFSEMKIKQRKEIRKEMGMLFQGAALFDSLSAEENVGFPLSMFTNMTEEEKLERVNFCLKRVNLENANKLFPSELSGGMKKRVGIARAIALSPKYLFCDEPNSGLDPLTSVVIDDLIKEITQEFNITTIVNTHDMNSVMNIGDKVIFIYKGQKWWEGSSKDILHSDNKEVAEFVGTAKMLKELKK; translated from the coding sequence GTGATTGAAGTACGAAACATATCAAAATCATTTGGGCAGAAACAGGTTCTGAAAAATGTTTCGCTTGTCGCGGAGAAAGGGAAAACCACGCTAGTCATAGGAGAAAGCGGCCACGGAAAAACCGTGCTGATGAAATGCATTGTAGGCTTAGAGGAAGTAGACAGCGGTGCTGTTTTTTATGATGGCAGAAATTTTTCAGAAATGAAAATCAAACAGCGGAAAGAAATCCGAAAGGAAATGGGAATGCTTTTCCAGGGTGCTGCTCTTTTTGATTCTCTTTCGGCAGAAGAAAATGTGGGCTTCCCGCTTTCCATGTTTACTAATATGACCGAAGAAGAAAAACTGGAACGTGTAAATTTCTGTCTCAAAAGAGTAAATCTTGAAAATGCCAACAAACTTTTTCCTTCTGAACTCAGCGGAGGAATGAAAAAACGCGTGGGCATTGCGCGCGCTATCGCCTTGAGTCCAAAATATCTTTTCTGCGATGAACCCAATTCAGGATTAGACCCACTCACCTCGGTTGTGATTGATGATCTGATAAAGGAAATCACTCAGGAGTTCAACATCACTACCATCGTGAACACACACGATATGAATTCAGTGATGAACATTGGCGATAAAGTAATTTTTATTTACAAAGGGCAAAAGTGGTGGGAAGGAAGCAGCAAGGATATTCTTCATTCGGATAATAAGGAAGTTGCGGAGTT